The Coffea arabica cultivar ET-39 chromosome 3c, Coffea Arabica ET-39 HiFi, whole genome shotgun sequence genome contains a region encoding:
- the LOC113735321 gene encoding pectinesterase-like: MGYDDSSRNKKLAILSVSSILLVAAVVGVVTYGSSHKNVESPSAGADATPVTSSSKAIQSLCQHTDYKETCEDSLSKAKNTSDPRELVKVAFQTTVDNLGEVIKNSSLLQNAAKDPRTSEALDICKEVLNTAIDDFKRSFDKVQDFDISKLDDYAADLKTWLSGAITLQQTCLDAFENTTGDTGEKMKQLMRTAVQLSSNGLAIVTDFSEILGTLAIPGLSRRLLSAEKRKLDEENFVERRLLQVDPASIKPNAIIAQDGSGTFKTIRDAINTVPKNNTTPFVILIKAGVYKEVILIPRRINNVVIMGEGPNVTKITANKNYVDGIGTFHTATVAINGDGCILRDIGIENSAGPEKHQAVALRVSGDRTIVYNCQIDGYQDTLYSHTYRQFYRDTTISGTIDFIFGDAAAVFQNCKLIVRMPLVNQACMVTAQGRNNSRSTGAIVLQNCSIVADPALLSADPPVRAYLGRPWKEYSRTIIMQSNIDGFIDPQGWSPWMGTFGLKTLYYAEYQNRGPGANTDQRVDWLGIQHITPQVAESFTPGKYFIGDSWITASGFPYVPGMMKV; this comes from the exons aTGGGTTATGACGATAGTTCAAGGAATAAGAAGCTCGCCATTCTGAGCGTCTCTTCAATCCTCCTTGTGGCAGCCGTAGTTGGTGTCGTGACTTATGGTTCTAGCCATAAGAATGTTGAATCGCCGTCCGCCGGGGCAGATGCCACGCCTGTAACATCTTCCTCCAAGGCTATACAAAGCCTTTGCCAGCATACTGATTATAAGGAAACCTGTGAAGATAGCCTGTCAAAAGCCAAGAACACCAGTGACCCCAGAGAACTTGTAAAGGTTGCCTTCCAAACAACGGTTGATAACCTCGGCGAAGTCATCAAGAACTCATCTCTTCTCCAGAATGCTGCCAAGGACCCCAGGACTTCTGAGGCCCTGGACATTTGCAAAGAAGTTTTGAACACTGCGATTGATGACTTCAAGAGGTCCTTCGATAAGGTTCAGGACTTTGATATCAGCAAGTTGGATGACTACGCGGCTGATCTCAAAACATGGTTGAGTGGTGCAATCACGTTGCAACAGACTTGTTTGGATGCTTTTGAGAATACAACAGGTGATACCGGAGAGAAAATGAAGCAACTCATGAGAACTGCTGTTCAGCTCTCTAGCAACGGCCTTGCTATTGTCACAGATTTCTCCGAGATTTTAGGAACCTTGGCAATCCCCGGCCTCAGCCGAAGACTCCTGTCTGCTGAAAAGAGAAAGCTTGATGAGGAAAATTTTGTTGAGCGTAGGCTCCTTCAAGTTGACCCTGCTTCAATCAAGCCTAATGCCATAATTGCTCAAGATGGAAGTGGCACCTTCAAGACCATTCGGGATGCTATTAATACTGTCCCCAAGAATAACACTACACCCTTTGTCATTCTTATCAAGGCTGGTGTCTACAAGGAAGTCATTTTAATCCCAAGACGCATAAACAATGTTGTGATTATGGGAGAAGGCCCAAATGTTACCAAGATCACCGCAAACAAGAACTACGTTGATGGCATTGGCACTTTCCACACTGCAACTGTTG CCATTAATGGAGATGGATGCATCCTTAGAGACATTGGAATTGAGAACTCAGCTGGACCAGAAAAGCATCAGGCTGTGGCACTTCGTGTTTCAGGCGATAGGACCATTGTTTACAATTGCCAAATAGATGGCTACCAAGATACCCTTTACAGCCATACCTACCGCCAGTTCTACCGCGACACAACCATCAGTGGAACCATAGATTTCATCTTCGGCGATGCTGCAGCAGTTTTCCAGAACTGCAAGCTGATTGTGAGGATGCCACTTGTGAACCAAGCTTGCATGGTCACAGCTCAAGGCAGGAATAACAGCCGCAGCACCGGAGCCATCGTCCTCCAAAACTGCTCAATCGTGGCAGACCCTGCTTTGCTGTCTGCTGATCCACCAGTCAGGGCATATCTTGGACGTCCATGGAAGGAATACTCAAGAACCATCATCATGCAATCCAACATCGACGGATTCATTGATCCACAGGGATGGTCCCCATGGATGGGTACTTTTGGGCTGAAAACGTTGTACTATGCTGAATACCAGAACAGAGGTCCAGGTGCCAATACAGATCAGAGAGTTGATTGGCTAGGTATCCAACATATCACTCCACAGGTTGCTGAGAGCTTCACTCCTGGCAAATATTTTATCGGTGATTCATGGATTACAGCCTCTGGCTTTCCCTACGTTCCTGGCATGATGAAAGTGTAA
- the LOC113733935 gene encoding RING-H2 finger protein ATL2 has protein sequence MDADHSVPRIPNTPNPKDFAMGGKIMLSAIVILFLVVVLMVALHLYARWYLLRERRRQLLRRRSRLNSHRRAHIVFYVDNNPAAHPAPNSGLEPSVIASLPVFVYSPKTQPEGMDCAVCLSEFEENEKGRLLPKCNHSFHADCIDMWFHSHSTCPICRAAVEPVPEPAASNSAVEPEGSRIEPGLSSGLCPACVHEEGDCSSTASLGLRRKGLDSTAVRIEVPRRSAFEPELPLSSPASHGFRSPGTRLLSLKRILSMGRKTPGTAPATPCGAGTSCSSGPTQFDLESGPAELTQSRVLTPR, from the coding sequence ATGGACGCTGATCACTCCGTTCCTCGTATTCCAAACACACCAAACCCAAAAGACTTTGCCATGGGCGGAAAAATAATGCTCAGTGCTATAGTCATCTTATTCCTTGTCGTAGTTTTGATGGTCGCCCTTCATTTATACGCCCGGTGGTACCTCCTCCGCGAACGGCGCCGCCAACTCCTCCGCAGGAGGAGCCGTTTGAACAGTCACAGAAGAGCCCACATCGTCTTTTACGTTGACAACAATCCCGCTGCTCACCCGGCCCCCAATAGCGGCCTTGAACCGTCCGTGATTGCTTCTCTTCCGGTTTTTGTTTACAGCCCGAAAACTCAGCCGGAGGGGATGGACTGCGCCGTCTGCTTATCGGAGTTTGAGGAGAATGAAAAGGGAAGGCTGTTGCCCAAATGCAACCATTCTTTTCACGCTGATTGCATTGATATGTGGTTTCATTCGCACTCCACCTGCCCAATTTGTCGAGCTGCGGTCGAACCGGTTCCGGAACCGGCGGCGAGCAATTCCGCGGTTGAACCGGAGGGGAGCAGGATTGAACCCGGTTTGAGTTCCGGGTTGTGCCCGGCTTGTGTTCATGAGGAGGGAGACTGCTCTTCTACGGCGTCGCTGGGGTTGAGGAGGAAGGGGCTGGATTCGACGGCTGTGAGAATCGAGGTTCCGAGGAGGAGTGCGTTCGAGCCCGAGTTGCCGCTGAGTTCACCCGCGAGTCACGGTTTTAGGTCGCCCGGGACTCGGTTGTTGTCTTTGAAGAGAATACTGAGCATGGGCCGAAAAACACCCGGCACAGCACCTGCGACGCCGTGTGGGGCGGGAACGAGTTGCAGCTCGGGACCGACTCAGTTTGATTTGGAGAGTGGACCGGCTGAGTTGACTCAGAGCCGGGTGCTGACCCCGAGGTGA
- the LOC113734733 gene encoding condensin-2 complex subunit H2, whose amino-acid sequence MNNTQDQQPESTGIFHSVQPLRDLESNWAVDLAKNLSEYLLKICSGEITSDDHDVPQLSVNFAEAALLLQGSVQVYSRKVEYLYSLVLHALEFISQKSSQEQGTSASAQSEESGLEAPHEEEDDRFWGLDDIPVEAKNILDSVNGKDIPAHHFVRPPANLVVLEGDCLDAIGDAGELESYLLATNDLFQDFILLDSSDAVAVIDFLNSQSKAGKLHNDVCRGSSLNCKSCKSFQSPTRRSGGTGHKLSAQKYQDAEINQSPLVDHGVKLNDHGVGSSLPAYDFPGDDGGHFNMENEYAESDDSDSDDPWKPLNPHELGNLKVKPYKRVKVKGKLVANWRKSDPLMAEFPLARQDGPSSELAEIWEARCSTLQRPAEPHSPPLFEKLRQSFFVRGRNTEYNAVPNPKENNTDDGYDSEDPGNEPPDFDMPEDTYIYEDVPQQDKHDGDIHLDRDEGYENPTSHASLEDLCRSHLDSLLASLAETEKQTELAARVSTWKQRIEHNLEEQDARPPFDIHQYGERVMDKLHMAGDTGISMSFADVVKGQEKHDVARTFSALLQLVNDGYVDLEKSGGDGGSICYTVGNPFLVHLLQNEKRSDVAPPQLSKKRAKSPKGPKGCTRGERHKKPGKENCPVAADIPIPSSVSTSTCRLSVKLGQPGGVSKICTPEGKKRRKSRLVEPVNLHLAG is encoded by the exons ATGAATAACACTCAAGATCAACAACCCGAGTCCACCGGAATATTTCATTCGGTACAACCTCTTCGTGACCTCGAATCAAATTGGGCTGTGGATTTAGCAAAGAATCTTTCGGAATATTTGCTTAAGATCTGCTCCGGTGAAATTACCTCCGACGACCACGATGTTCCTCAACTCTCCGTAAATTTTGCCGAAG CTGCTTTGCTGCTGCAGGGTTCGGTGCAAGTGTACAGTAGAAAGGTGGAATATTTATATTCTTTGGTTTTGCATGCGTTGGAGTTCATTTCCCAGAAGAG TTCACAAGAACAAGGAACGAGTGCATCAGCCCAATCAGAAGAAAGTGGTTTAGAGGCTCCTCATGAGGAAGAAGATGATAGATTTTGGGGCTTAGATGACATTCCAG TTGAAGCAAAGAATATATTAGATAGTGTGAATGGCAAAGATATACCAGCACATCATTTTGTGAGACCCCCTGCAAATTTGGTTGTCCTTGAAGGTGATTGCTTAGATGCTATTGGAGATGCTGGGGAACTAGAGTCCTATCTG CTAGCCACCAATGATCTTTTCCAGGATTTTATTTTGTTAGACTCATCTGATGCAGTAGCAGTCATCGACTTCTTGAACAGTCAGAGTAAAGCTGGAAAACTCCACAATGATGTCTGTAGAGGAAGCTCCTTGAACTGTAAAAGTTGCAAGAGCTTTCAGTCCCCAACCAGACGTTCTGGGGGTACCGGCCACAAGCTGTCGGCTCAAAAATATCAAGATGCTGAAATCAATCAGTCTCCATTGGTCGATCATGGTGTCAAATTGAATGACCATGGTGTTGGGTCTTCTCTGCCTGCCTATGATTTTCCTGGAGATGACGGTGGTCATTTCAACATGGAAAATGAGTATGCCGAATCAGATGATTCTGATAGTGATGATCCATGGAAACCTCTCAATCCCCATGAACTAGGGAATTTAAAAGTCAAGCCTTATAAAAGAG TCAAAGTGAAAGGAAAGCTGGTGGCCAATTGGCGGAAATCTGATCCTCTGATGGCAGAGTTTCCTCTTGCAAGACAAGATGGTCCTAGTTCAGAACTCGCTGAAATATGGGAAGCAAGATGCTCCACCTTACAGAGGCCAGCAGAACCACATTCTCCTCCACTCTTTGAGAAG CTGCGGCAATCATTTTTTGTTCGAGGGAGGAACACAGAATACAATGCTGTTCCTAATCCTAAAGAGAACAACACAGATGATGGATATGACAGTGAGGATCCAGGAAATGAGCCGCCTGATTTTGACATGCCAGAGGATACATACATTTATGAAGATGTACCTCAGCAAGATAAG CATGATGGTGACATTCACTTGGACCGAGATGAAGGTTATGAAAATCCCACTTCTCATGCAAGCCTTGAAGATCTTTGTCGCTCCCACTTG GATTCTCTCCTTGCTAGTCTTGCTGAAACTGAGAAACAGACGGAATTAGCTGCTCGGGTTTCAACATGGAAACAGAGAATTGAGCACAACTTGGAAGAGCAA GACGCGCGGCCTCCATTTGATATTCATCAGTATGGTGAAAGGGTTATGGATAAGCTACATATGGCAGGAGACACCGGAATTTCCATGTCTTTTGCTGATGTGGTCAAGGGCCAAGAAAAGCACGATGTTGCTCGAACATTTTCTGCTCTTCTTCAATTG GTGAACGATGGATACGTGGATTTGGAGAAGAGTGGGGGTGATGGTGGATCTATCTGTTACACGGTCGGGAATCCATTTCTCGTCCATCTGCTCCAAAACGAGAAGCGAAGTGATGTAGCACCGCCTCAACTGTCAAAGAAGAGAGCTAAATCTCCCAAGGGTCCTAAAGGGTGCACTAGAGGTGAAAGGCACAAGAAGCCTGGTAAGGAAAACTGCCCCGTTGCAGCAGACATACCAATACCATCTTCAGTATCCACCTCGACTTGTAGACTCTCTGTAAAACTGGGACAGCCTGGTGGTGTCTCGAAAATCTGTACTCCTGAAGGCAAAAAGAGGCGAaaatcgcgcttggttgaaccGGTGAACTTACATCTAGCAGGATAA